Proteins encoded in a region of the Streptomyces sp. NBC_00513 genome:
- the erpA gene encoding iron-sulfur cluster insertion protein ErpA — translation MSVQDDKTTVSDGILLSDAAAVKVKTLLEQEGREDLALRVAVQPGGCSGLRYQLFFDERSLDGDVVKDFDGVKVVTDRMSSPYLHGASIDFVDTIEKQGFTIDNPNATGSCACGDSFS, via the coding sequence ATGTCCGTACAGGACGACAAGACCACTGTGAGCGACGGCATCCTCCTGTCCGACGCCGCCGCCGTGAAGGTCAAGACCCTGCTGGAGCAGGAAGGCCGTGAGGACCTGGCGCTGCGCGTGGCCGTCCAGCCCGGTGGCTGCTCGGGCCTGCGCTACCAGCTCTTCTTCGACGAGCGCTCCCTCGACGGCGACGTCGTCAAGGACTTCGACGGCGTCAAGGTCGTCACGGACCGGATGAGCTCGCCCTACCTCCACGGGGCCTCCATCGACTTCGTCGACACCATCGAGAAGCAGGGCTTCACCATCGACAACCCGAACGCCACCGGCTCCTGCGCCTGCGGCGACTCGTTCAGCTAA